A single region of the Drosophila miranda strain MSH22 chromosome 2, D.miranda_PacBio2.1, whole genome shotgun sequence genome encodes:
- the LOC108156702 gene encoding beta-arrestin-1 has translation MNTLTPSTNGAASGGSTTAISTTGNGNGNGSGSSTNVTAAGTAVDGGGGGGLDEAGGDASSRRQATRVFKKSSSNGKITVYLGKRDFVDHVTHVDPIDGVVFIDPEYVKDRKVFGQVLAAFRYGREDLDVLGLTFRKDLYLAHEQIFPPMQLERPMTRLQERLIKKLGPNAHPFYFEVPPYCPASVSLQPAPGDVGKSCGVDYELKAFVGEHVEDKPHKRNSVRLTIRKVMYAPSKVGEQPSIEVSKEFMMKPNKIHLEASLDKELYHHGEKISINVHVANNSNRTVKKIKVCVRQFADICLFSTAQYKSVVAEIESEDGCQVAPGFTLSKVFELCPMLANNKDKWGLALDGQLKHEDTNLASSTLITNPAQRESLGIMVHYKVKVKLLISSPLLNGDLVAELPFTLMHPKPEEEEPPLLGERSPRASLAAPLLTLGDANEDGASGSGGDQGQQDVPTTTNLIQLDDEEAQDDDIIFEDFARLRLKGAETEA, from the exons ATGAACACACTGACCCCCAGCACAAACGGAGCAGCCAGCGGTGGCTCCACAACGGCCATATCCACGAcaggcaacggcaacggcaatggCAGCGGCTCCAGCACAAATGTCACAGCGGCCGGCACTGCCGTCGATGGCGGCGGGGGCGGTGGCCTCGACGAGGCTGGCGGCGATGCCAGCTCACGGCGGCAGGCGACTCGTGTTTTCAAGAAGAGTTCGTCCAATGGCAAAATCACCGTGTATCTGGGCAAACGGGACTTTGTCGACCATGTGACGCACGTAGATCCCATAGATGGGGTGGTCTTCATCGATCCCGAGTATGTCAAGGATCGCAAGGTGTTTGGCCAGGTGCTGGCCGCCTTTCGCTATGGTCGCGAGGACCTGGACGTACTGGGTCTGACATTCCGCAAGGACCTGTATTTAGCGCATGAGCAAATCTTCCCACCCATGCAACTGGAACGCCCGATGACCCGTCTTCAGGAGCGGCTGATTAAAAAGCTGGGCCCCAATGCACATCCGTTCTACTTTGAAGTGCCACCCTACTGCCCCGCCTCGGTGTCCTTGCAGCCGGCCCCCGGAGATGTGGGCAAGTCTTGTGGTGTGGATTACGAGCTGAAAGCATTTGTGG GTGAGCACGTCGAGGACAAGCCACACAAACGGAACTCGGTGCGGCTAACCATACGGAAGGTCATGTATGCCCCGTCCAAGGTCGGGGAGCAGCCATCGATTGAGGTGAGCAAGGAGTTCATGATGAAGCCGAATAAGATCCATCTGGAGGCCAGCCTGGACAAGGAGCTGTACCATCATGGCGAGAAGATATCGATCAATGTGCATGTGGCCAACAACTCCAATCGAACGGTCAAGAAGATCAAGGTCTGTGTGCGGCAATTCGCGGACATTTGCCTCTTCTCGACGGCCCAGTACAAGTCTGTTGTGGCCGAGATCGAGTCGGAGGATGGTTGCCAGGTGGCACCGGGCTTCACCCTGTCCAAGGTCTTTGAGCTGTGCCCTATGCTGGCCAACAACAAGGACAAATGGGGACTGGCCCTGGACGGACAGCTGAAGCACGAGGACACAAATTTGGCGTCCAGTACGCTGATCACCAATCCCGCCCAGCGCGAGAGTCTCGGCATAATGGTGCACTACAAGGTCAAGGTTAAGCTGCTAATCAGCTCGCCGCTGCTGAACGGCGACTTGGTTGCCGAGCTGCCGTTCACGCTAATGCACCCCAAgcccgaggaggaggagccccCGCTGCTGGGCGAGAGATCGCCGCGGGCCAGCCTGGCGGCGCCGCTGCTCACCTTGGGCGACGCGAATGAGGACGGGGCATCGGGTTCAGGTGGCGACCAGGGACAACAGGATGTGCCCACCACCACCAATCTGATCCAGCTGGACGATGAAGAGGCGCAGGACGATGACATCATCTTCGAGGACTTTGCCCGCCTGCGTCTGAAGGGCGCCGAAACGGAGGCCTAA
- the LOC108153935 gene encoding uncharacterized protein LOC108153935, producing the protein MASQLVIVALLGIALVSATPVPQQAASANFSSAMTRYIQAFKSIMPCGYAPDIPVLAPIVNPFYAFDCSSDDYNLKGNVSNIRIEGLNNFQILSASDYGTTGKAAYDVIFPKIQILGSSEVEGFINIAGVPLPIRQRDLINEAFVDLRLVGSYSFANSLTNSSGLRIVDFKLAIYLADIQLDNWNTLWNISTNNFWNRWSKTLISLGLQEIQPKITDSLYQNLLVPKINEMLANVTMEELVNYFQSQAQLWENAHCQA; encoded by the coding sequence ATGGCTTCCCAACTCGTCATTGTGGCCCTCCTGGGCATCGCCCTGGTCAGCGCTACACCAGTCCCCCAGCAGGCTGCCAGTGCTAACTTCAGCTCGGCCATGACCCGGTACATCCAGGCCTTCAAGAGTATCATGCCCTGCGGCTACGCCCCCGACATTCCCGTGCTTGCTCCCATTGTCAATCCCTTCTACGCCTTCGACTGCTCCAGCGACGACTACAATCTGAAGGGCAATGTGAGCAACATCCGGATCGAGGGCCTCAACAACTTCCAGATACTGAGCGCCAGCGATTATGGCACCACTGGCAAGGCAGCTTACGACGTTATCTTCCCCAAGATCCAGATTCTGGGCTCTTCCGAGGTCGAGGGTTTCATCAACATTGCCGGAGTCCCTCTGCCCATCCGTCAGCGCGATCTGATCAATGAGGCCTTTGTGGATCTGCGCTTAGTGGGAAGCTACTCTTTTGCCAACAGCCTGACCAATTCCTCGGGTCTGCGCATCGTCGACTTCAAACTGGCCATCTACTTGGCCGACATTCAGCTGGACAACTGGAACACTCTGTGGAACATCTCCACCAACAACTTCTGGAACCGCTGGAGCAAGACTCTCATTTCTCTTGGTCTTCAGGAGATCCAGCCAAAGATCACCGACTCCTTGTACCAGAACCTGCTCGTCCCGAAAATCAATGAGATGCTCGCCAACGTCACTATGGAGGAATTGGTTAACTACTTCCAGTCGCAGGCACAGCTCTGGGAGAATGCCCATTGCCAGGCCTAG
- the LOC108157319 gene encoding uncharacterized protein LOC108157319 — translation MQSIIRFGISQRKYNQEIQNRAIKDTRRDHKPFTVHSPTESAIEMASQLFLVALLGIALVSATPVPQQAASANFSSAMTRYIQAFKSIMPCGYAPDIPVLAPIVNPFYAFDCSSDDYNLKGNVSHIRIEGLNNFQILSASDYGTTGSLRRYLPQDPDSGLFRGRGFHQHCRSPSAHPSARSDQ, via the coding sequence ATGCAATCAATCATAAGATTTGGAATCTCCCAACGAAAATATAACCAAGAGATACAAAATCGAGCTATAAAAGACACCCGGCGCGATCATAAACCATTCACAGTTCATTCACCAACCGAGTCAGCAATCGAAATGGCTTCCCAACTCTTCCTTGTTGCCCTCCTGGGCATCGCCCTGGTCAGCGCTACACCAGTCCCCCAGCAGGCTGCCAGTGCTAACTTCAGCTCGGCCATGACCCGGTACATACAGGCCTTCAAGAGTATCATGCCCTGCGGCTACGCCCCCGACATTCCCGTGCTTGCTCCCATTGTCAATCCCTTCTACGCCTTCGACTGCTCCAGCGACGACTACAATCTGAAGGGCAATGTGAGCCACATCCGGATCGAGGGCCTCAACAACTTCCAGATACTGAGCGCCAGCGATTATGGCACCACTGGCAGCTTACGACGTTATCTTCCCCAAGATCCAGATTCTGGGCTCTTCCGAGGTCGAGGGTTTCATCAACATTGCCGGAGTCCCTCTGCCCATCCGTCAGCGCGATCTGATCAATGA
- the LOC108156963 gene encoding DNA-binding protein modulo encodes MAQKKHAVAAVKKSENGVKKPVGNKRGAKPKAAQIDEEVVATQTQTRQSKRKLEQQVQQSEDESDSEQDQSAVKSEEGSESEEEQKGSDLIDGEAVEDDGDEEDDDDDDEDDDDDDDDSSDEPGQISNAGKQLSDSEDDEPVEAPIAKKSKEAAPAAAAAAPAASPKKGGIPKITVGKIPADVPKDQVIHVSNIPNEYKHLDLVAQFTKFGPLIAVNRIKGKNDGNTVFIAFETSAAAEAALEAKEKALTFYGNVLVVGRPFNKDDLNNRTVAVGLVGRDTTKEQLSTFFSKVGDVEAVNLSNNRSNPTAFVRFKSVDSMPKALKLHGTELNSRFITVREPSYKLNSKKSPERTLIVQNGAKHESFKSDVIEKIFKKYGDIVDIDVVCTNYVLAFVTFKEPEQAAKALLQLNGKTVSDLELKLEQYTFNTSPRTVLVTNLAADVTESDLQELLGESGQIDSVTLLTHKALVKFATNDGFCKSFLCNERVVKNQPVFLEPNSMLKHKLLKKKSTLHRNGGGNRKPAPGAAGPPKFNKFGKKPFNKRPAQDNGAKPAWKKVKQEV; translated from the exons ATGGCTCAAAAGAAACACGCTGTAGCCGCTGTAAAGAAGTCCGAGAATGGTGTTAAGAAGCCAGTCGGCAACAAGCGCGGGGCAAAGCCAAAGGCGGCGCAGATCGACGAGGAGGTTGTGGCCACCCAAACGCAGACAAGGCAGTCCAAAagaaagctagagcaacaagtGCAGCAAAGCGAGGATGAGTCCGATTCCGAGCAGGATCAGAGTGCCGTCAAATCTGAGGAAGGCAGCGAGTCCGAG GAAGAACAAAAAGGTTCAGATTTAATTGATGGTGAAGCTGTTGAAGACGATGGCGATGaggaggatgatgatgatgacgatgaagatgatgacgatgacgatgacgattcTAGCGACGAACCTGGCCAGATTTCAAATGCAGGAAAACAACTGAGCGATTCCGAAGACGATGAACCTGTTGAGGCTCCCATAGCCAAGAAAAGCAAGGAAGctgccccagcagcagcagcagctgcaccTGCGGCGTCACCCAAAAAGGGCGGCATTCCAAAAATAACTGTTGGCAAGATTCCAGCGGATGTTCCCAAGGATCAGGTTATTCACGTCTCCAACATACCAAATG AGTACAAACATCTCGATTTGGTTGCTCAGTTCACCAAATTCGGGCCCCTCATTGCAGTGAATCGTATTAAGGGAAAGAATGACGGCAACACTGTCTTCATTGCCTTCGAGACATCTGCAGCGGCCGAGGCCGCTCTGGAAGCCAAGGAGAAGGCCTTGACCTTCTACGGCAATGTTTTGGTCGTGGGTCGGCCATTCAACAAGGATGATCTGAATAATCGCACTGTTGCCGTGGGACTAGTTGGCCGCGATACCACCAAAGAGCAGTTGTCGACATTCTTCTCGAAGGTCGGTGATGTGGAGGCGGTCAACCTGTCCAACAACCGCAGCAACCCTACGGCTTTCGTGCGCTTCAAGTCTGTCGATTCCATGCCCAAGGCTCTCAAGCTGCACGGCACCGAGTTGAACTCTCGCTTCATTACCGTTCGCGAGCCCTCGTACAAGCTCAACTCGAAGAAGTCGCCCGAGCGTACGCTGATCGTCCAGAATGGTGCCAAGCACGAGTCCTTCAAGTCCGACGTTATTGAGAAGATCTTCAAGAAGTACGGCGACATTGTGGACATTGATGTTGTGTGCACCAACTATGTCCTAGCCTTTGTCACATTCAAGGAGCCAGAGCAGGCCGCCAAGGCGCTGCTGCAGCTCAATGGCAAGACTGTCAGCGACTTGGAGCTCAAGTTGGAGCAATACACCTTCAACACATCGCCACGAACCGTTCTGGTGACAAATCTTGCTGCAG ATGTGACTGAGAGCGACCTACAGGAATTGCTTGGTGAGAGCGGTCAGATCGATTCCGTCACACTGCTGACACACAAGGCTCTGGTCAAGTTCGCCACCAACGATGGCTTCTGCAAGTCCTTCCTGTGCAATGAGCGCGTCGTGAAGAACCAGCCCGTATTCCTAGAGCCCAACTCGATGCTGAAGCACAAGCTGCTCAAAAAGAAGTCGACCTTGCACCGCAACGGCGGCGGCAACCGCAAGCCAGCCCCAGGTGCCGCCGGCCCACCAAAGTTCAACAAATTCGGCAAGAAGCCCTTCAACAAACGGCCAGCCCAGGACAACGGTGCAAAGCCTGCTTGGAAGAAGGTCAAGCAGGAGGTCTAA